One Aliiroseovarius sediminilitoris DNA window includes the following coding sequences:
- a CDS encoding aminotransferase class V-fold PLP-dependent enzyme, giving the protein MAKLDINWVRAQFPAFSEPSLHEQAFFENAGGSYTCKPVIDRLTRFYRQRKVQPYGPFEASRLAGQEMDESRTRLAAMLGVGSDELSFGPSTTQNTYVLAQAFRQHLASGDAIVVTNQDHEANSGPWRRLADEGFDIREWKIDPDTGHLDPAGLDELLADGKVRLVCFPHCSNVVGEVNDVAAICTKARAAGAFTCVDGVSYAPHGLVNVDALGADIYLFSAYKTYGPHQGIMVIRRALGEALPNQGHYFNGDALYKRFTPAGPDHAQIAASAGMVDYFDAMAAHHGITGDAATMAAGVHDLMRAHETNLLQPLLDYLISKNSVRLLGPARADRRAPTVALVTHEPAAGLAEQLAPLGIMAGGGDFYALRALQAQGVDPAHGVLRVSFTHYTSEGEVAKLIGALDQVI; this is encoded by the coding sequence ATGGCGAAACTGGATATCAACTGGGTGCGGGCACAATTTCCGGCCTTTTCCGAGCCAAGCCTGCACGAACAGGCGTTTTTTGAGAACGCAGGTGGGTCATACACCTGCAAGCCGGTGATTGACCGGCTGACGCGATTCTATCGCCAACGCAAAGTGCAGCCCTATGGTCCCTTTGAAGCCTCGCGACTGGCAGGGCAGGAGATGGACGAGTCCCGTACCCGCTTGGCCGCAATGTTGGGAGTGGGTTCGGATGAACTGAGCTTCGGTCCCTCAACCACGCAAAACACCTATGTGCTGGCGCAGGCCTTTCGGCAGCATCTGGCATCGGGTGATGCGATTGTCGTGACCAATCAGGATCACGAAGCCAATTCCGGCCCGTGGCGACGGCTTGCGGATGAAGGGTTTGACATTCGCGAATGGAAGATCGACCCCGACACGGGCCATCTGGACCCGGCGGGGCTGGATGAATTGCTGGCAGACGGCAAGGTGCGGCTTGTGTGTTTCCCCCATTGCTCGAACGTGGTGGGCGAGGTCAATGATGTGGCCGCGATCTGCACCAAAGCCCGCGCGGCGGGGGCCTTCACTTGCGTCGATGGCGTCAGCTATGCGCCGCATGGATTGGTGAATGTGGATGCACTGGGCGCGGATATCTATTTGTTTTCGGCCTATAAAACTTACGGGCCGCACCAAGGGATCATGGTGATCCGCCGCGCGCTGGGCGAAGCGCTGCCCAATCAGGGGCATTATTTCAATGGCGATGCGCTCTACAAACGGTTCACACCTGCCGGACCGGATCACGCGCAAATCGCTGCGTCGGCCGGGATGGTGGATTATTTCGACGCGATGGCGGCCCATCACGGTATCACGGGTGACGCGGCCACAATGGCAGCAGGCGTGCATGACCTGATGCGCGCGCATGAAACTAACCTGTTGCAACCCCTGCTGGATTATCTGATTTCGAAGAATTCGGTGCGCTTGCTCGGGCCTGCGCGGGCTGACCGGCGCGCGCCGACCGTCGCGCTTGTTACGCACGAACCTGCGGCTGGGCTGGCAGAGCAACTGGCCCCGCTGGGCATTATGGCCGGTGGCGGCGATTTCTATGCTCTACGAGCGTTGCAGGCGCAGGGCGTCGACCCGGCTCATGGGGTGCTGAGGGTCAGTTTTACCCATTACACATCTGAGGGTGAAGTGGCGAAGTTGATCGGTGCGTTGGATCAGGTTATTTAA
- a CDS encoding SAM-dependent methyltransferase, with amino-acid sequence MILTSTAGQSNLPRYFSNVFEIACRMNRGRLDFVTPDGRRFRADGAHPGFVAELHVHDPDVFARLIREGDLGFCDAYIDGGWSTPDLQAFLDLLQDDNDILYDGFPGQIFLRAYERLRHLMNSNTKSRAKKNISYHYDLGNDFYALWLDDTMTYSSALFRSGQDSLEKAQEQKYASMIEQMGVGPGDHVLEIGCGWGGFAEHAARKGIRVTGLTISREQHDYAVERIRKAGLSDLVTIKMQDYRDETGQYDGIASIEMFEAVGEKYWPVYFGTVRKCLRPGAQAVLQIITITEKRFEVYRKGVDFIQKYIFPGGMLPSKTALRAEVEKAGLAFRNQIAFGESYSATLRRWHEVFNAKWQQVAALGFDDRFKRMWNFYLTSCAAAFHSGNCDVVQVTLKNPE; translated from the coding sequence ATGATCCTGACCAGCACAGCGGGGCAGTCGAATTTGCCACGCTATTTCAGCAATGTATTCGAGATCGCCTGTCGGATGAACCGGGGGCGTCTGGATTTTGTCACGCCGGACGGACGCAGGTTCCGCGCAGACGGCGCGCATCCCGGTTTCGTTGCCGAACTTCATGTGCATGATCCCGACGTATTTGCCCGCCTGATACGCGAGGGGGATCTGGGCTTTTGCGATGCCTATATTGATGGCGGTTGGTCGACGCCTGATTTGCAGGCGTTTCTGGATTTGCTGCAAGATGACAATGACATTCTGTATGACGGGTTCCCCGGACAGATATTCCTGCGCGCCTACGAACGGCTGCGCCATCTGATGAACTCGAACACCAAAAGCAGGGCGAAGAAGAACATCAGCTATCACTACGATTTGGGGAATGATTTCTACGCCTTATGGCTGGATGATACGATGACCTATTCCTCGGCGCTGTTTCGCAGCGGGCAGGACAGCCTTGAGAAAGCGCAGGAGCAGAAATACGCCTCGATGATCGAACAGATGGGCGTGGGACCGGGCGATCATGTGCTTGAAATCGGCTGCGGTTGGGGCGGATTTGCCGAACATGCGGCGCGCAAGGGCATCCGGGTGACGGGGCTGACGATCAGCCGAGAACAGCACGATTACGCGGTGGAACGGATTCGCAAGGCGGGGTTGTCCGATCTGGTCACGATCAAGATGCAGGACTACCGTGACGAGACGGGACAGTATGACGGCATCGCGTCGATTGAGATGTTCGAAGCGGTGGGCGAGAAATACTGGCCGGTATATTTCGGCACCGTGCGCAAATGCCTGCGCCCCGGTGCACAAGCCGTTTTGCAGATCATTACGATCACCGAAAAACGCTTTGAGGTCTATCGAAAAGGTGTTGATTTCATACAGAAATACATCTTTCCGGGCGGTATGCTGCCATCCAAGACCGCACTGCGGGCCGAGGTCGAGAAAGCAGGCCTTGCCTTCCGCAATCAGATCGCATTCGGGGAAAGCTATTCCGCGACGCTCAGGCGCTGGCACGAGGTGTTCAATGCCAAGTGGCAGCAGGTCGCTGCCCTTGGGTTCGACGATCGGTTTAAGCGGATGTGGAATTTCTATTTGACCTCCTGCGCGGCTGCATTTCATTCCGGCAATTGCGATGTTGTGCAGGTGACACTTAAAAACCCCGAGTGA